One window of the Trifolium pratense cultivar HEN17-A07 linkage group LG2, ARS_RC_1.1, whole genome shotgun sequence genome contains the following:
- the LOC123906549 gene encoding putative uncharacterized protein DDB_G0290989, whose amino-acid sequence MTDRGYYNFYTPDEYESYQQFPPYNYGQTSEAKLEETMIKFMEMQQQQMQQMQDQNQQYLKNSLARAKNLENQLVQLAKQLANNNNHGETFQTNTQTTPDEKDNNPMKNEESGESVKGVENNEEERMFEGCGVKKIVKEIDTPHEVELPQELPCTEEANTVDKEQVMMAAEENEGLFSKEESCEQKKEMENKAEIDRVIEKICALFNKKELGRIWTPQHLYLKFMEFLPNRRKKTDDVLSASFWPP is encoded by the coding sequence ATGACTGATCGTGGTTATTACAATTTCTATACTCCGGATGAGTATGAATCATATCAACAGTTTCCTCCTTATAATTATGGGCAAACTTCAGAGGCTAAATTGGAGGAGACCATGATTAAATTCATGGAAATGCAGCAACAACAAATGCAACAGATGCAAGACCAGAACCAACAATATCTGAAAAACAGTCTTGCACGGgccaaaaatttggaaaatcagCTTGTTCAGTTGGCTAAACAGTTAGCCAATAACAATAACCATGGAGAAACATTTCAAACCAACACACAAACCACTCCTGACGAGAAAGATAATAATCCAATGAAAAATGAGGAAAGTGGAGAGAGTGTGAAAGGTGTTGAAAACAATGAGGAAGAAAGAATGTTCGAAGGATGTGGTGTAAAGAAAATAGTGAAAGAAATAGATACACCGCATGAAGTTGAACTTCCTCAAGAATTGCCATGTACGGAGGAAGCTAACACTGTTGATAAGGAACAAGTGATGATGGCTGCGGAGGAAAATGAAGGATTATTTAGCAAGGAAGAATCATGTGAACAAAAGAAGGAGATGGAAAACAAGGCGGAGATTGATCGAGTCATAGAAAAAATTTGTGCCTTGTTCAACAAGAAGGAATTGGGGAGGATATGGACTCCGCAACATCTATATCTAAAGTTCATGGAGTTCCTCCCTAACCGAAGGAAAAAGACGGATGATGTTCTTTCCGCTTCGTTTTGGCCACCCTAA